In Gopherus flavomarginatus isolate rGopFla2 chromosome 1, rGopFla2.mat.asm, whole genome shotgun sequence, a single genomic region encodes these proteins:
- the LOC127042807 gene encoding zinc finger protein ZFP2-like has protein sequence MDSQDADGEETPASACSGYPAPRLDISIKVEREDEPQFTDASDVTEGVVPQGYPGAKSDLVKMERSKHMDVLDSAKRRTTCKDSTGDWAAKAVKEEGPGEDHTKELEAPCVLAGKPYKSPLSPGSQPGIGRDAPTECTRAPGKQTVRTSQPRSPAGELALACGDCGWRFGDVASLGEHEESHAAERTFICTDCGKSFGRHATLVEHQRGHTAKSVFVCTDCSKSFTHKAALTVHQRTHVRQRPYRCAQRDGAHGSHAELAAHQQAPAGPAVASEEGAEPTTPLRAPEAEKPFPCIDCGDSFRSHPALLSHQRIHAEERPYKCTKCGKCFCFHAELASHQLCHPKERWFLCGTCEQRFSSKTDLILHERTHPESKWCLCADCGKIFPCQADLSRHQASHAAKVHACPECDKAFSYLTDLIVHQQSHAETLVSCNKCGKSFGSCTDLLIHQRMHSDNQSFTCTQCGKAFGSRTSLITHQRSHAERLVYCNKCGKSFGARTDLLIHQRVHGESRSFTCTQCGKAFGSRTDLIMHQRSHRDRQSYSCAECGRVYSNQSYLVAHQRLHTGEKPYKCAECGRSFSHKYHLGRHQRTHAGGTPPVY, from the exons ATGGATTCTCAGGACGCAGACGGGGAGGAAACGCCGGCCAGCGCCTGTTCCG GATATCCTGCTCCCCGACTGGACATCTCAATAAAGGTTGAAAGGGAGGATGAGCCCCAATTCACAGATGCCTCGGACGTCACCGAGGGAGTGGTCCCTCAGG GGTATCCTGGTGCCAAAAGTGACTTAGTGAAGATGGAAAGAAGCAAACACATGGATGTGCTGGACTCTGCAAAGAGACGAACTACCTGCAAGGACTCCACAG GTGACTGGGCTGCGAAAGCCGTTAAGGAAGAAGGGCCAGGAGAGGATCATACCAAGGAGCTGGAGGCCCCCTGCGTGCTGGCAGGGAAGCCCTACAAGAGCCCTCTGTCCCCCGGGAGCCAGCCAGGGATCGGGCGGGACGCTCCCACTGAGTGTACCAGGGCCCCTGGGAAGCAAACCGTCAGGACCTCCCAGCCGAGGAGCCCCGCGGGGGAGCTGGCATTGGCCTGTGGCGACTGCGGGTGGCGGTTTGGAGATGTGGCATCCCTGGGCGAGCATGAGGAAAGCCATGCGGCGGAGCGCACCTTCATCTGCACCGACTGTGGCAAGAGCTTTGGGCGGCACGCCACCCTGGTGGAGCACCAGCGCGGCCACACGGCGAAGAGCGTCTTCGTTTGCACCGACTGCAGCAAGAGCTTCACCCACAAGGCAGCGCTCACCGTGCACCAGCGCACCCACGTCCGCCAGCGCCCCTACCGCTGTGCCCAGCGTGACGGTGCCCACGGCTCCCACGCCGAGCTGGCCGCCCATCAGCAGGCCCCCGCTGGGCCAGCTGTAGCCTCGGAGGAAGGTGCTGAGCCGACCACGCCCCTGCGGGCCCCTGAGGCTGAGAAGCCCTTCCCCTGCATCGACTGCGGCGACAGCTTCCGCTCGCACCCCGCCCTGCTGAGCCACCAGCGCATCCATGCCGAGGAGCGGCCTTACAAGTGCACCAAGTGTGGCAAGTGCTTCTGCTTCCACGCCGAGCTGGCGTCGCACCAGCTGTGCCACCCCAAGGAGCGCTGGTTCCTGTGCGGCACCTGCGAGCAGCGCTTCAGCTCCAAGACCGACCTGATCCTGCATGAGCGCACCCACCCCGAGTCCAAATGGTGCCTGTGCGCCGACTGCGGCAAGATCTTTCCCTGCCAGGCCGACCTCAGCCGGCACCAGGCCAGCCACGCCGCCAAGGTGCACGCCTGCCCTGAATGCGACAAGGCCTTCAGCTACCTGACCGACCTCATCGTGCACCAGCAGTCGCACGCCGAGACACTCGTCTCCTGCAACAAGTGTGGCAAGAGCTTTGGCTCCTGCACAGACCTCCTGATTCACCAGCGCATGCACAGCGACAACCAGTCCTTCACCTGCACCCAATGCGGCAAGGCCTTCGGCTCCCGCACCAGCCTCATCACACACCAGCGCTCGCACGCCGAGAGGCTCGTCTACTGCAACAAGTGTGGCAAGAGCTTCGGCGCCCGCACCGACCTCCTGATTCACCAGCGCGTGCATGGTGAGAGCCGGTCCTTCACCTGCACCCAGTGCGGCAAGGCCTTCGGCTCCCGCACCGACCTCATCATGCACCAGCGCAGCCACCGCGACCGCCAGTCCTACTCGTGTGCCGAGTGTGGCCGCGTCTACAGCAACCAGTCCTACCTGGTGGCCCACCAGCGCCTCCACACCGGGGAGAAGCCGTACAAGTGTGCCGAGTGCGGGCGCAGTTTCAGCCACAAGTACCACCTGGGCAGGCACCAGCGGACACACGCAGGGGGTACCCCGCCCGTGTACTGA